Within Kwoniella shandongensis chromosome 1, complete sequence, the genomic segment ACCCATGAGAGCCCTCATCGAATCTGCTCCTCCAAACTTTTTGAGCACCTCGGCAGCGCGTTTCATCTCGTTCGAGAAATCAGTGATGATACGCCTTGCATCCTCTGCAAGTACAAAGATGATGGCAATATCAGCTCTCCCACAAGATAAGTATCAACCAAcagaggaaaggaaaggaagggagacaaAGTGGGAGACAACTCTCAGCTTGGACTCGGGCTGGACTCACCGTGCTtgcgctcttcctcctcgatgagGCTCACACCAGTCACCAAGCTCTGGCTTGCTTCGACAACGAGTTGGTGGTAGATGTACTGCgtgttgaagatgatatcGTAGCTGCGTCATTCGGATTAGCATGGAATCACCGTGTTCTAGTCAAGGTTGGATGGGTGGTAGCTTACGCATTTGCAATGGTGTCTTTTGCGAACTCTACGTCACGTCAATACAAGTCAGCTCGAATCGATCATCAAACACAATGGGGTGTGTCGAGAACGCAGGACAGGAAGGTTGTTGTAATCGAAATTGAATGATCAATGGGGTTGGCCACCCACCTTCGAGGAAAGCCATGTTTTGCTTCTGAAGGGCATCCCATTCGTCCTCGAGAATGGTCTTGGAATCGTACTTGACGACCTGTATCAGGAAAATTATCAGCCACAACTTGTTCGCTCCACGGAGCATCTCAAGCATGATGTAATGGTTCATATTATATGGCGAAGTAGGacggaggaaagaaggacggCAGTATCGAAGGAAGAACTTCACCGTAGCCATTGGAtcgaactcttcttcttccacttgctcgtcttccatctcataGTCCATCCCACCATCGTTCCCTACTTCATTCTCATGACCATACTGATGATGAATGttcgtcttcctcacttGTTGATACTGTGCGTTACCATTACCTGGGTACGAGTTGCCATTCCCGCCATGGGCAACAGCACCTTTGTTGAAACTGAGTGCGCCACTACCACCGTCAAGGACGATATTTGACGAAGCTCGTCTGACCaaccttgttcttcctcctgaAATCTCCCTGCTGACGATtatctcccctcctcctccactgccGGAAGGAGTAGTAGGCGGGACTTGtgcttgaccttgtccttgtccgtGTCCTTTCATGAACAGGTTCTTGTGAGGAGTCGAATGGGATTTGGTAAGTGCGCGAGTACCGGAGTGCTGCATTGTGTTGGTATGATAGTCTGTAGGGTCGGAGTGGACGGTCTTGCTTGTTTCGGTGGTATACGCGTCGGGTGGCGAGAAGTCAATGTCGAATGGTTCgggatcaggatcaggcgAAGGGTTAGGGGTagggtttgggtttgggttcgGGTTGTGGTGATAGTTATTAGGGTTCATTGTGTTAGACGACCTTGTAGTCTTGTGGAAGAATAGGTTAGTATGTGTGAGTTTGTCAGTGTGcttcttgatgatgaagggaatacagggaaagaggatgaaggaagacAGTTGTAAGCGCATTGGTCTATAAACGTTTTGCCAGACGTTCAAGGCGCACAGACCACCTCGTAGAGAAATGTACACGTCAACCGCCACTTGGAGCTCGGACCGTTCCACCAAGAACACATACAAACGCAGCAGATCAGTAAACCATCGACAACATCGCGCTCAGTATGAGTGCTGGACAGGGAAGGCGTACTGCAACCGTAAGCACAGCGCCGACCTCAAGAGCCAACCAGCCCGGGCGGTATGTTTCAGTAACAATGCAttttcctcccttccctcacGACCACACTAATCGATCAGATACTTTCGCTTGAAGAACGATCGAAGGTGGAGAACCTAATCATAGTGAATAATGTCAGCTGTGGCCTTAGCTTCGAGTAGGTCAAGATTAGCTCACCTGCCATACGCCGAGTCCAATGATACCGAGCGTTATCAAGATTGAAAAGTTCTTGACTCGTTCGTTGGTACTCTCTGCAATAACACGAATTGTCAGTGCTCCATATTGGCTGCCTAGTCGAAAAAAAACATATTACGTACCATTGGtatccctcatcttcatctctcttctttgcaagtatcccatctcatccacaaTCTCCTTGACGACCGCTTCGAGCTTTCTCATTTCCACCTCGAGGATTGAAAGTGATTCCTGATTGGCAATGGCGCTGTGAAAGACAACAGGTTGTCAGACAAACGTTCCGATATCGTGACGGTGTAATATTCAGTACGAGCTGGACACTCACTTGTAGTCAACAGCATCCGCACCTATATCGACGTCCAAATCGACCGTTCTTGCGACTTTTTGGTTTCCCGCTACAGTTGAGTGGGTAGGTCAGCTTTTGTCAGATATAGAGGAATTGAAAAGCTGATCAGAGggacatcactcacatccttcatAATGGTTGGTCAAGCATACACCGACATCTGCCGATTCATGAGTCGTGATTGCCAGTCTGGTCTCGCCCTTAATGTCCTGTCGACGAACGAGTTGAACATATTTCGTCAGCATTTCATCAAAGAAACAACCTCTTTCgcccgcactcacctttttgGACAAGTAGACGTTTCCTCGCTCTGATCCGTCAAGAATCTCAATATCCACTCTTTGTTCCGCTTCGGCAGGGACGTTTGCGGTGACAATGACCAATGAATGAGCTGCTGCAAAGTTCCATATACTGCAGATAGAACAATCAGCCAAAGCCCAAGAACAATGTTCTGACAGCACTCTAGATCACTGACCATCCTatagagagaagaagatacaTCAGCAGGAGCACACCGTGAACAGATGGGAAGACAAAGGACTCACTTGACTTCGGATTTCGCTCAGCGACCAACTCAAACTTTACAGCATACACTGCTGATAGTAATGTTAGGAAACATAAGAATGCCGTCGTCCGTAATATCATCATGAGGATCGGGTATACTTGATCGTAGTCGACGGCGTAGTGAGATCGTTACTGTCGTTTTGTGCTATGATATATGTAAGAGTACAGCTTTCGCCCAAAGTCAGTTCAGTTCGAACCCAACTCCCTCCACGTAACGAACGCGTACAATCCTTAGGCTCGGGAATTTCGTTTTCGCATGCCTATCTTTTATAGATTGTGGTTGTTTCAACATTCCGTCTCCGGTTCGGGGCGAGAGAGACTGAACAAGGAGTCGAAAAGTCTGAACGTATCAAAGCGACTACAAAGACAAAGGACTCCCTGTCACTCATCGAAGCATCTTCGACATTTCGcatcacatcatcgtctcgGTCTCAAAAACCTGTATGAGGTCTTCCCTCAATATACTCCGACGTTCTTTACCTACCTTTGCTTCTCAAACTGCCCTTCAACTCAAACTACGACCCACTCTTTCAACCATCACTAGGGGATTCACGATGTCTGCTCCGACTGATGCTCCCAAAGCATCAAGTTCTGCTCAACCAGAATGGGTGAGACCGACTAAGACTGTCGACGAACCTGTTCTGAGAGTATACAACTCGCTCACGAGGAGcaaggtatgtcagctgGCTTTCACACAGACCTcgtagaggtggaagcggaggTAGCTGACGAGGGATGTTTGTGCAGGACGAGTTCGTGCCTACTAAAGGAAGACAGGTGGATTGGTACAACTGTGGTCCGACAGTATACGACTCTTCTCATATGGGTCACGCTAGGTGAGCTGCTACTCTGTAATCAAAC encodes:
- a CDS encoding endoplasmic reticulum vesicle protein 25 — protein: MYLLLSIGCIWNFAAAHSLVIVTANVPAEAEQRVDIEILDGSERGNVYLSKKDIKGETRLAITTHESADVGVCLTNHYEGSGNQKVARTVDLDVDIGADAVDYNAIANQESLSILEVEMRKLEAVVKEIVDEMGYLQRREMKMRDTNESTNERVKNFSILITLGIIGLGVWQVLHLRSFFKRKYLID